The following are encoded together in the Primulina eburnea isolate SZY01 unplaced genomic scaffold, ASM2296580v1 ctg507_ERROPOS390280, whole genome shotgun sequence genome:
- the LOC140821310 gene encoding pentatricopeptide repeat-containing protein At5g39350-like, with protein sequence MANLTGSSLRSHFLYNSSNFATIVLSLFPCCQKRQDFRALNALLIVNGLIEHQSLIKQFITKCCHLGFPDLALSAFKTIEKPSLSLQNLFLRSLCDNGLFGNVLSVYEMGRISGSLSDNYTYPFVIKACSALSDTGRGESMHCLVTRDGFGENLVVQTSLVDFYSKGGEMDNARKLVDEISQPDVVTWNALISGFSFNSFDDEVFRVFHEMRYMAMRPNTSTFASLFRVCSKLVAFDFGKSLHGLAYKLGYAMRESLVPALISTYANCQDMLAARNIFDTSTFKNVVVWNAIISAYTRNNKPEDAIALFQRMLLDDIKPDVVTFVSLIPSSENLGCVCYVESLHAYAMKFGFTKQLSVVTALLSVYGKLGNIYSAELLFCNVNQRNLLSWNSMVSAYASNGLWKHSLTAFHDMQMDGCKPDAISIISILTVCSKLEAILLGKSAHAFSVRMGIDSNLNVCNSLMGFYIECRELAVSFSIFDRMALKSVVSWNTMISGCVDKGEPERSLLLLHHMRLQGVEFDLVSLISILSYCNEFQNLILGSAIHNYAIRTGFADDISLANSLVTMYINCGQLGAGRLLFNDMPNKSVVSWNAILTGYRYHNSPKETLESFIHMIKKGHRPNYVTLLNVLPACCTNLEGKSIHAYILRLQIPLETNLLTSLIIMYGKFGIFASCLALFHEGEKGSISSWNTVLSAYLLSKNARGAVAFFRDLLRNNIEPDNVTILNLISACRHLQNLHISNSILAFVVQKGFDKDVAISNALIDLFGKCGSIPSAKKLFDLLPQKDTKSWNIMINVYGLNGDGESALSLYSQMRLLGLKLDKVTYMGILSACSHSGLVQQGRMVFNCMIQDGVLPCMEHYACILDLLGRKGYLKEARDIVQNLLCKPSESVFKSLLGACLSHGNYELGEEFGRLLLETNLKDPGAYVILHNIYAASGKWLDADNVRLTMEQNQFHKPLGFSLIDVNAGILDVQS encoded by the coding sequence ATGGCGAACTTAACTGGTTCCTCACTGAGAAGCCATTTTCTCTACAACAGTTCAAATTTTGCCACCATTGTCCTTTCATTGTTTCCATGCTGCCAGAAGCGCCAAGATTTTAGGGCCTTGAACGCTTTATTAATTGTAAATGGATTGATTGAGCACCAATCTTTAATCAAACAATTTATTACCAAGTGTTGTCATCTGGGATTTCCGGATTTAGCTCTCTCAGCTTTCAAAACAATCGAAAAGCCGAGTCTTTCGCTGCAGAATCTGTTTCTTAGGAGTTTATGTGACAATGGTCTGTTCGGGAATGTGCTGAGTGTTTACGAAATGGGTCGAATTTCGGGAAGTCTTTCGGACAACTACACGTACCCTTTTGTGATCAAGGCATGCTCTGCGTTGAGTGACACTGGGCGTGGTGAATCGATGCATTGTCTCGTTACAAGGGATGGATTTGGGGAAAATCTTGTTGTGCAAACGAGCCTGGTTGATTTTTACTCCAAAGGTGGTGAAATGGATAACGCACGTAAGTTGGTCGATGAAATTTCTCAACCAGATGTGGTTACTTGGAACGCGTTGATTTCTGGATTTTCTTTTAATTCGTTTGACGATGAGGTTTTTCGGGTTTTTCATGAAATGAGATACATGGCAATGAGGCCTAACACTAGCACATTTGCTAGTTTGTTTCGGGTATGCTCGAAATTAGTAGCTTTCGATTTTGGAAAATCTCTTCATGGACTTGCTTATAAACTTGGATATGCAATGAGGGAGTCTTTAGTGCCTGCGCTGATTTCTACTTATGCTAATTGTCAGGACATGTTGGCTGCTAGAAATATTTTTGATACTTCGACATTCAAGAATGTTGTTGTTTGGAATGCTATAATATCTGCTTATACACGGAATAATAAACCAGAGGATGCTATTGCTTTGTTTCAGAGAATGTTACTCGATGATATTAAGCCTGATGTAGTGACTTTCGTGTCTCTTATTCCTTCTAGTGAGAATCTCGGGTGCGTTTGTTATGTCGAGTCGCTTCATGCTTATGCAATGAAATTTGGGTTCACTAAACAACTCTCTGTGGTCACGGCCCTTCTGTCAGTTTATGGAAAATTAGGAAATATTTATTCGGCTGAGTTACTTTTTTGTAACGTCAACCAAAGGAACCTCTTGTCGTGGAATTCCATGGTTTCAGCATATGCCAGCAACGGCCTTTGGAAGCATAGTTTGACTGCATTTCACGACATGCAGATGGATGGTTGTAAGCCAGACGCAATCTCGATTATTAGTATCCTCACTGTATGCTCTAAATTGGAGGCTATTTTGCTGGGAAAATCCGCACACGCTTTTAGCGTTAGAATGGGGATTGATTCGAATCTTAATGTGTGCAATTCATTGATGGGGTTTTATATTGAATGCCGTGAGTTGGCAGTTTCTTTTAGTATATTCGATAGAATGGCTCTCAAAAGTGTTGTTTCATGGAACACCATGATTTCTGGGTGTGTGGATAAAGGAGAACCAGAGAGATCACTGCTCCTATTGCATCATATGAGGTTACAAGGTGTTGAGTTTGATTTGGTTTCCTTAATAAGCATTCTTTCATATTGCAACGAGTTTCAAAATCTAATCTTGGGGTCGGCCATTCATAACTATGCTATCAGAACTGGATTTGCTGATGATATTTCCTTAGCTAATTCTCTTGTCACCATGTATATAAACTGTGGACAGCTTGGAGCAGGAAGGTTACTCTTCAATGACATGCCTAATAAAAGCGTGGTTTCTTGGAATGCTATTTTGACTGGCTATAGATATCATAACTCACCGAAGGAGACCTTGGAATCGTTTATTCATATGATAAAGAAAGGTCACAGACCAAATTATGTAACCTTGTTGAACGTGTTACCTGCTTGTTGTACAAATCTTGAAGGTAAATCTATCCATGCTTACATTTTAAGACTTCAAATCCCTCTAGAAACTAATCTTCTCACGTCTCTCATAATCATGTACGGTAAATTTGGAATTTTCGCTTCATGCTTGGCGCTGTTTCACGAGGGAGAGAAAGGGAGCATTTCCTCGTGGAATACTGTTCTATCTGCATACTTACTTTCAAAGAATGCCAGAGGGGCAGTTGCCTTCTTTCGTGATTTACTTCGGAACAACATTGAGCCTGATAATGTAACTATTCTGAACCTCATTTCAGCTTGTCGCCACCTGCAGAACTTACATATTTCAAACTCTATATTGGCTTTTGTGGTACAAAAGGGATTTGATAAAGATGTTGCTATTAGTAACGCGTTGATTGATCTATTCGGGAAATGTGGAAGCATCCCTTCTGCAAAAAAACTCTTTGATCTCTTGCCACAAAAGGACAcaaaatcttggaatataatgaTTAATGTGTATGGTTTAAATGGGGATGGTGAATCTGCTTTGTCTCTTTACTCACAGATGAGGCTTCTAGGTTTGAAGCTGGATAAAGTGACCTACATGGGGATTTTATCAGCTTGCAGCCATTCTGGTTTAGTCCAACAAGGAAGGATGGTATTTAACTGTATGATTCAAGATGGTGTATTGCCATGTATGGAGCATTATGCGTGCATATTAGACCTCCTTGGTAGAAAGGGCTATTTGAAGGAGGCTCGGGATATTGTCCAAAATTTGCTTTGTAAGCCTTCGGAAAGTGTTTTTAAGTCCTTGTTAGGTGCTTGCTTGAGTCATGGAAATTATGAACTCGGAGAGGAATTTGGTAGGCTACTGCTAGAAACGAACTTGAAAGATCCTGGTGCATACGTGATTCTACACAATATCTACGCAGCATCAGGAAAATGGCTGGATGCTGACAATGTGAGGTTGACCATGGAACAGAATCAATTCCATAAACCACTCGGCTTCAGTCTCATTGATGTTAATGCTGGAATACTCGATGTGCAATCATAA
- the LOC140821313 gene encoding heat shock factor protein HSF24-like, which translates to MALRSVPAPFLTKTYDLVDDPETNDVISWNESGTTFVVWKTAEFAKDLLPNYFKHNNFSSFVRQLNTYGFRKTIPDKWEFANDNFKRGKRDLLTGIHRRKIASSQNPAGGKATAAENQNSPAISGEDLGSTSTSSPNPKNPSSLGIQASAQLASDLSDENDKLKKDNQTLSSELTQTKKQCDELIAYLNQRLNVSPDQIQRIMKLGCGADGGVVGDPGLDSVDFDEYENSMKLFGVVLKKKRGRDDNINFSGPQMKEMKSRAPWFRISASPENSGKVYN; encoded by the exons ATGGCGCTGAGGTCGGTTCCGGCGCCGTTCTTGACGAAGACTTACGATTTGGTGGATGATCCGGAGACCAACGACGTGATATCGTGGAACGAGAGCGGGACGACGTTTGTTGTCTGGAAAACAGCGGAGTTTGCCAAGGATTTGCTGCCCAATTACTTCAAGCACAACAATTTCTCCAGCTTCGTTCGCCAGCTGAATACCTAT GGTTTTCGAAAAACTATTCCAGACAAATGGGAGTTCGCCAACGACAACTTCAAGCGAGGAAAAAGAGATCTCTTGACCGGAATCCACCGCCGTAAAATAGCTTCTTCACAAAACCCAGCCGGCGGGAAGGCCACAGCCGCCGAAAACCAAAATTCACCGGCGATCTCCGGCGAAGATTTAGGATCAACCTCTACTTCATCTCCGAACCCCAAGAATCCCAGCTCACTGGGGATACAGGCTTCGGCTCAGCTCGCGTCTGATTTATCGGACGAGAATGACAAGCTGAAAAAAGATAATCAGACGCTGAGTTCGGAGCTGACGCAGACCAAGAAACAGTGCGATGAATTGATTGCTTACTTGAATCAGCGGCTGAATGTCTCTCCGGATCAAATCCAACGCATTATGAAGCTCGGATGCGGGGCTGACGGTGGTGTCGTGGGTGATCCAGGTTTAGATAGTGTCGATTTTGACGAATATGAGAATAGTATGAAACTGTTTGGGGTAGTTTTGAAAAAGAAGAGGGGTCGTGAcgataatattaatttttcagGGCCCCAAATGAAAGAAATGAAAAGTAGGGCTCCTTGGTTTAGGATTTCGGCGTCACCTGAAAACAGCGGGAAAGTCTATAACTGA